CAGCTTACCGTGTGGCGGACTTCAGACCAACAAGAGCGGTCAGCAGAAGAGGTGGCCCGCCCGCAGGCCGCCACCCCAGCCGACCCAGGACCCTCAGCCCCGAGCCTTGAGGGTCTCCACGAGCGCCACGTACTCCGCCTGCGCTTCCTCGGGGTTCATCCCCCCCAGCGCGGCCCAAGCGTCGTACTTGGCGCCTCCCACGAAGTCGAACCCACCGGGGCGGCTGCCCGTCACGTCGCCCACCGAGCCCTGCTTGTACAGTGCATACAGCTTGAGCAGGGTGTCATTGCCGGGTTTCTTGGAGAGGGTCTGCACGTCCCGCTGGGCCTGTTCAAACGGCGTGGTCATGGGGAGATTGTACCGGGTCAAAGTTCCCTGACCCGGTGATCCCAAAAGGCGCGTCCCCCCGGTGGAGCCGGGGGGACGAGGTCAGCGTGGATTGGTCTGGCGGTGAGGCCAGGGGGGTGGGAAGAGGAGCGGAGCGTGTAGAAAGGAGGTGATCCAACCGCACCTTCCGGTACAGTTACCTTGTTACGACTTCACCCCAGTCATGCGCCACAGTCTAGACGCCTGCCGTGA
This region of Deinococcus sp. HSC-46F16 genomic DNA includes:
- a CDS encoding acyl-CoA-binding protein — translated: MTTPFEQAQRDVQTLSKKPGNDTLLKLYALYKQGSVGDVTGSRPGGFDFVGGAKYDAWAALGGMNPEEAQAEYVALVETLKARG